In the Rhizobium sp. CB3090 genome, one interval contains:
- the edd gene encoding phosphogluconate dehydratase, protein MAADARISAITTRIIERSKPTRERYLDRLRNAATVGAQRSVLGCANLAHGFAVCSPSEKDALAGDRVPNLGIITSYNDMLSAHQPFETYPAIIREAAAEAGGIAQVAGGVPAMCDGVTQGQPGMELSLFSRDLIAMSAGVGLSHNMFDAAVFLGVCDKIVPGLVIAALSFGHLPAVFIPAGPMTSGLPNDEKSRVRQLYAEGKVGRAELLEAESKSYHGPGTCTFYGTANSNQMLMEIMGFHMPGASFINPGTPLREALTREATKRALAITALGNEFTPAGEMIDERSIVNGVVGLHATGGSTNHTMHLVAMARAAGIVLTWQDISELSDIIPLLARVYPNGLADVNHFHAAGGMGFLIKELLKKGLLHDDVRTVAGQGLSAYSVEVKIGADGGVVREPAPEKSGDPKVLAGVDAPFHANGGLKMLRGNIGKAVIKISAVKPERHVIEAPAIIFHDQLEVQQAFKDGKLNRDFVAVVRFQGPKANGMPELHKLTPALGVLQDRGFRVALLTDGRMSGASGKVPAAIHVTPEAVDGGPIARIKDGDIIRIDAIAGTLEVLVDAADMAERDPVVIDLSENEFGMGRELFATFRHGAGPADQGASVLFHH, encoded by the coding sequence ATGGCCGCTGACGCCCGCATTTCCGCGATCACCACACGCATCATCGAGCGCTCGAAGCCGACACGCGAGCGCTATCTGGACCGCCTGCGCAATGCCGCAACAGTGGGCGCGCAACGCTCCGTGCTCGGCTGCGCCAATCTCGCGCATGGCTTTGCCGTCTGTTCCCCCTCCGAGAAGGATGCGCTTGCGGGCGACCGCGTGCCCAATCTCGGGATCATCACGTCCTATAACGACATGCTCTCGGCACATCAGCCGTTCGAGACCTATCCTGCGATCATTCGCGAGGCGGCTGCAGAGGCAGGCGGCATCGCTCAGGTTGCCGGCGGCGTGCCGGCCATGTGCGACGGCGTCACGCAGGGCCAGCCCGGCATGGAGCTGTCGCTCTTCTCGCGCGATCTGATCGCCATGTCGGCCGGCGTCGGCCTGTCGCACAATATGTTCGACGCGGCCGTCTTCCTCGGCGTCTGCGACAAGATCGTGCCCGGCCTTGTCATCGCCGCGCTCTCCTTCGGCCATCTGCCGGCCGTGTTCATTCCGGCCGGGCCGATGACCTCGGGCCTGCCGAATGACGAGAAGTCGCGCGTGCGCCAGCTCTATGCCGAGGGCAAGGTCGGCCGCGCCGAGCTGCTGGAAGCGGAATCGAAGTCCTATCACGGCCCCGGCACCTGCACCTTCTACGGCACGGCGAACTCCAACCAGATGCTGATGGAGATCATGGGCTTCCATATGCCCGGCGCCTCCTTCATCAATCCAGGCACGCCGCTGCGTGAAGCGCTGACGCGCGAGGCCACCAAGCGCGCGCTCGCCATTACCGCCTTGGGCAATGAATTCACGCCTGCCGGCGAGATGATCGACGAACGTTCGATCGTCAACGGCGTCGTCGGCCTGCATGCGACCGGCGGCTCGACCAATCATACGATGCACCTCGTCGCCATGGCGCGCGCAGCCGGCATCGTCCTCACCTGGCAGGACATTTCCGAGCTTTCGGACATCATCCCGCTGCTTGCCCGCGTCTATCCGAACGGGCTTGCCGACGTGAACCATTTCCACGCCGCCGGCGGCATGGGCTTTCTGATCAAGGAGCTCTTGAAGAAGGGCCTGCTGCACGACGATGTCCGCACCGTTGCCGGCCAGGGACTTTCGGCCTATTCGGTCGAGGTGAAGATCGGTGCCGATGGTGGTGTCGTCCGCGAGCCGGCGCCGGAAAAGAGCGGCGATCCCAAAGTGCTGGCAGGGGTCGACGCGCCATTCCACGCCAATGGTGGCCTGAAGATGCTGCGCGGCAATATCGGCAAGGCGGTGATCAAGATTTCCGCCGTCAAGCCGGAGCGCCATGTCATCGAGGCGCCCGCCATCATCTTCCACGATCAGCTTGAAGTGCAACAAGCCTTCAAGGACGGCAAGCTGAACCGCGATTTCGTGGCCGTCGTCCGCTTCCAAGGCCCGAAGGCGAACGGCATGCCGGAGCTGCACAAGCTGACGCCTGCGCTCGGCGTGCTGCAGGACCGCGGCTTCCGCGTGGCACTTCTGACCGACGGGCGCATGTCCGGCGCGTCGGGCAAGGTCCCGGCCGCGATCCACGTCACACCGGAGGCCGTCGACGGCGGCCCGATCGCTCGCATCAAGGATGGCGACATCATCCGCATCGACGCGATTGCCGGCACGCTGGAGGTGCTGGTCGACGCCGCCGACATGGCCGAACGCGATCCGGTCGTCATCGACCTGTCCGAGAATGAATTCGGCATGGGCCGTGAGCTCTTTGCCACCTTCCGCCACGGCGCCGGCCCGGCCGATCAGGGCGCCAGCGTCCTGTTCCATCATTGA
- the ugpC gene encoding sn-glycerol-3-phosphate ABC transporter ATP-binding protein UgpC, with product MTGLVLKDIRKSYGNVHVLHGIDLDIQEGEFIVFVGPSGCGKSTLLRMIAGLESITSGDMLIAGQKVNEVPPSRRGIAMVFQSYALYPHMTVFDNMAFGMRIAGESKQEIDRRVRAAAASLQLTQYLERLPKALSGGQRQRVAIGRAICRNPKVFLFDEPLSNLDAALRVATRIEIAKLSDSMPETTMIYVTHDQVEAMTLADRIVVLSAGRVEQVGAPLELYEHPANLFVAKFIGSPAMNIFPATVTGTGATTTVTLTGGKMVTLDIATAASEQGKTASFGVRPEDLRIATDENYLFEGEVSIVEALGEVTQLYIEGLVDGEPIIVKIPGIADVKRGQKMRFAADRQKLHLFDAEGHTYRKQ from the coding sequence ATGACAGGGCTTGTTCTGAAGGACATCCGAAAATCATACGGGAATGTGCATGTTCTGCATGGCATCGATCTGGATATCCAAGAGGGCGAGTTCATCGTCTTCGTCGGTCCGTCCGGATGCGGCAAATCCACATTGCTGCGCATGATCGCCGGACTTGAGAGCATCACCTCCGGCGACATGCTCATCGCCGGGCAAAAGGTCAATGAAGTGCCACCGTCGCGGCGCGGCATTGCAATGGTTTTCCAGTCCTATGCTCTCTATCCGCACATGACGGTCTTCGACAACATGGCCTTCGGCATGCGAATCGCTGGGGAAAGCAAGCAGGAGATCGACCGCCGTGTTCGCGCCGCGGCGGCGAGCCTTCAGCTTACGCAATATCTCGAGCGTCTCCCAAAGGCCCTCTCGGGTGGTCAGCGCCAGCGTGTTGCAATCGGCCGCGCCATCTGCCGTAACCCGAAGGTCTTTCTGTTCGACGAGCCGCTATCGAACCTCGACGCCGCGCTGCGCGTGGCGACGCGTATCGAGATCGCCAAGCTCAGCGACTCCATGCCCGAGACGACGATGATCTACGTCACCCACGATCAGGTGGAAGCCATGACATTGGCGGACCGCATCGTCGTATTGTCGGCTGGTCGCGTGGAGCAGGTAGGCGCGCCGCTCGAGCTTTATGAGCATCCGGCCAACCTCTTCGTGGCGAAGTTTATCGGCTCGCCGGCCATGAACATCTTCCCGGCGACGGTCACCGGAACCGGCGCGACGACGACGGTGACGCTGACGGGCGGCAAGATGGTGACGCTCGACATTGCAACGGCGGCATCCGAGCAAGGCAAGACCGCAAGCTTCGGCGTTCGTCCGGAAGATTTGCGGATCGCGACCGACGAGAACTACCTCTTCGAAGGCGAGGTCTCCATCGTGGAAGCCCTCGGCGAAGTCACTCAACTTTATATCGAGGGCCTGGTGGACGGTGAGCCGATCATCGTCAAGATACCCGGCATCGCTGATGTTAAGCGCGGGCAGAAGATGCGCTTTGCGGCCGATAGGCAGAAGCTGCATCTCTTCGATGCTGAAGGCCACACCTATCGCAAGCAATAA
- the pgl gene encoding 6-phosphogluconolactonase, producing the protein MTANMHAFANGAELAGKLADKVVEVLSAAIAARGSASIAVSGGSTPKIFFQTLSSRSLDWSKVTITLVDERFVPADNPRSNHLLVQENLLKDKAASAQFFPLYQDVPSVDEAAVIATEKTKCIGFPFDVAILGMGNDGHTASFFPGGSNLTAALDAKSPRGIITMEAEGAGEARLTFTFSSLQDARLLVLHIEGEGKKGVLAKAEAPGEETEMPIRAVLRRAASLVEIYWAP; encoded by the coding sequence ATGACAGCGAACATGCATGCTTTCGCCAATGGCGCCGAACTCGCCGGCAAGCTCGCGGATAAGGTGGTCGAGGTTCTCTCGGCTGCCATCGCCGCTCGCGGCTCTGCAAGCATCGCGGTCTCCGGCGGTTCGACGCCGAAGATCTTCTTCCAGACGCTGTCATCACGTTCGCTCGATTGGAGCAAGGTGACGATCACCCTTGTCGACGAACGGTTCGTGCCGGCTGACAATCCGCGCTCGAACCACCTGCTCGTCCAGGAAAACCTGCTGAAGGACAAGGCCGCATCGGCACAGTTCTTTCCGCTCTATCAGGACGTACCTTCCGTCGACGAGGCCGCCGTCATCGCCACGGAAAAGACCAAGTGCATCGGTTTTCCCTTTGACGTCGCCATCCTCGGCATGGGCAATGACGGCCACACGGCCTCGTTCTTTCCGGGCGGGAGCAATCTGACAGCGGCGCTCGATGCGAAAAGCCCGCGTGGCATCATTACGATGGAAGCCGAAGGAGCCGGCGAAGCCCGGCTGACCTTCACCTTCTCCAGCCTTCAGGATGCCCGATTGCTGGTGCTCCATATCGAGGGAGAAGGCAAGAAAGGCGTTCTCGCCAAAGCGGAAGCGCCGGGCGAAGAGACCGAGATGCCCATCCGCGCCGTTCTGCGCCGGGCCGCTTCTCTGGTCGAGATTTATTGGGCTCCCTGA